In a genomic window of Anaerobranca gottschalkii DSM 13577:
- a CDS encoding FadR/GntR family transcriptional regulator → MFHPIKDVKVYELVIEQIKNMIIEGKLKRGDKLPSERELVEQLQVSRASIREALSALQIIGLIESRHGEGNFIKEKLDNNFLEPLSTLFLLEEQSPKEILEFRTILEVSSAAMAAKNATTEQILMLQNVVKDLEENRKDEDLNIKLDKKFHYTIAQITGNRLLYNILNSISDLIDISIKYTRSKILMDPKNQEILIEQHKGIFAAIAKGDPELASERMKSHLDYVNKCIIEQEQKRLSSF, encoded by the coding sequence ATGTTTCACCCTATAAAAGATGTAAAGGTTTATGAACTGGTTATAGAGCAAATTAAAAATATGATAATTGAAGGTAAACTAAAAAGGGGAGATAAACTTCCTTCAGAACGGGAATTAGTGGAGCAGTTGCAAGTAAGTAGAGCATCTATCAGAGAAGCTTTAAGTGCTTTACAAATTATTGGTTTAATAGAAAGTAGGCATGGTGAAGGAAACTTTATTAAAGAAAAATTAGATAATAATTTTTTAGAGCCTTTATCAACTTTGTTTTTGTTAGAAGAACAGTCTCCTAAAGAAATTTTAGAGTTTAGAACAATTTTAGAAGTAAGTAGTGCTGCTATGGCAGCAAAAAATGCCACTACTGAGCAGATCTTGATGTTACAAAATGTTGTTAAAGATCTCGAGGAAAATCGTAAAGATGAAGATTTAAATATCAAATTAGATAAAAAATTCCACTATACAATAGCTCAAATAACAGGAAATCGCTTGCTTTATAATATTTTAAATTCAATTTCAGATCTTATAGATATCTCAATCAAATATACTAGAAGTAAAATTTTAATGGATCCTAAAAACCAAGAAATATTAATCGAACAACATAAAGGGATTTTTGCAGCTATTGCTAAAGGGGATCCTGAATTAGCATCGGAGAGAATGAAGAGTCATTTAGACTATGTAAATAAATGTATAATAGAACAAGAGCAAAAAAGATTATCTAGTTTTTAA
- a CDS encoding electron transfer flavoprotein subunit beta/FixA family protein → MKIFVCVKQVPESSNVAVDENGVLIRDGVESKMNPYDLYALETALKLKEQLGAEVTVITMGPPQAESVIKEAYMMGVDHGYILSDRKFAGADVLATSYTISQGIKSIGEPDLIICGKQTTDGDTAQVGPAIAEYLNMPHVAWVTKIIEADNQGIIVEMDMADTVETVKMQYPCLITVEKGIFQPRLPSYRKKLATKDKPVIMKTFADFFDQDPNRYGLSGSPTQVERIFNPESNGEKVIWEGTGEELSNQMFTKLKELKFI, encoded by the coding sequence ATGAAGATTTTTGTATGTGTTAAGCAGGTTCCTGAATCATCTAATGTTGCCGTTGATGAAAATGGTGTTTTGATCAGGGATGGAGTAGAATCAAAAATGAATCCATATGACCTTTATGCCTTAGAAACAGCCCTTAAATTAAAAGAACAACTGGGGGCAGAAGTTACTGTAATTACCATGGGACCACCTCAGGCTGAAAGTGTAATAAAAGAAGCTTATATGATGGGAGTTGACCATGGCTATATCCTTTCTGACCGTAAGTTTGCTGGAGCCGATGTTTTAGCAACATCTTATACTATATCCCAAGGTATTAAATCTATTGGAGAACCAGATTTAATAATCTGTGGTAAACAAACTACTGATGGGGATACTGCCCAAGTAGGTCCTGCAATAGCAGAATATCTCAACATGCCCCATGTCGCTTGGGTAACAAAAATCATAGAAGCTGATAATCAAGGTATTATTGTTGAAATGGATATGGCAGATACTGTGGAGACAGTAAAAATGCAATATCCCTGCTTGATCACTGTTGAAAAAGGGATTTTCCAACCTCGACTACCTTCTTATAGAAAGAAACTGGCAACTAAAGATAAACCGGTTATAATGAAAACTTTTGCCGATTTCTTTGATCAAGACCCCAATAGATATGGTTTAAGTGGTTCACCTACCCAAGTAGAAAGGATATTCAACCCTGAAAGTAATGGAGAAAAAGTTATTTGGGAAGGTACTGGTGAAGAACTATCTAATCAGATGTTTACTAAACTTAAAGAGTTAAAATTTATTTAA
- a CDS encoding NUDIX domain-containing protein — protein sequence MVRHFAVAVFVVHQGKVLLLKHKKLNMWLPPGGHLEDNEIPDEGAVREVKEETGLDIILVGEKGLDIDYPKQLILPKGIQLENIKDDHQHIDLVYFAKLKGKDQFIPSEESEEMGWYSIENLPPDVNSEIRLWCIKAIKELSE from the coding sequence ATGGTTAGACATTTTGCTGTAGCGGTATTTGTTGTTCATCAAGGTAAAGTTTTACTATTAAAACACAAAAAATTGAACATGTGGCTTCCACCTGGCGGACATCTAGAAGACAATGAAATTCCCGATGAAGGAGCAGTTAGGGAAGTTAAAGAAGAGACTGGTTTAGATATAATTTTGGTGGGTGAAAAAGGTTTAGACATTGATTATCCTAAGCAATTGATCCTCCCTAAAGGGATTCAACTAGAAAATATAAAGGATGACCATCAACATATAGATTTAGTATATTTTGCTAAGCTAAAGGGGAAGGACCAGTTCATCCCTAGTGAAGAAAGTGAAGAAATGGGCTGGTATTCAATAGAAAATCTCCCCCCAGATGTAAATTCTGAAATACGTTTGTGGTGTATCAAGGCTATTAAAGAATTAAGTGAATAA
- the ccsB gene encoding c-type cytochrome biogenesis protein CcsB, whose protein sequence is MLERVSFNLAYILYTLSLAFYLGFLVLQKLSYAKWGYNLLGLGWIFHTISILSRWIVAGRPPLANQFEFSLCFAWGISLCFLVFSLYYKYPGLGIFILPVILLITTYATTLSREINPLMPALQSKWLLYHVFTAVFSYGAFGVAFGLGILYLVLHRTKEGTFIKNYLPKQEKIEPLIYKTVTFGFLFLTLVIISGAVWAQKAWTRYWAWDPKETWSLITWIIYAVFLHVRINKKVNGKTLAWFSIFGFISVLFTYMGVNILLPSLHSYL, encoded by the coding sequence ATGTTAGAAAGAGTGTCGTTTAATTTAGCTTATATACTATACACATTATCTTTAGCTTTTTATTTGGGCTTTTTAGTACTACAAAAACTCTCCTATGCAAAGTGGGGATATAATTTATTAGGTTTAGGATGGATTTTCCATACAATTTCTATATTAAGCCGTTGGATTGTAGCAGGAAGACCTCCCTTAGCTAACCAATTTGAATTTTCCCTATGTTTTGCTTGGGGTATTTCCCTTTGTTTTTTAGTCTTTTCCCTTTACTACAAATATCCTGGACTAGGCATATTTATCCTTCCAGTTATCCTCCTTATAACTACATATGCTACTACTTTATCTAGAGAAATTAACCCTTTAATGCCAGCATTGCAAAGTAAGTGGCTATTGTATCATGTATTTACAGCGGTTTTTAGCTATGGAGCCTTTGGAGTAGCCTTTGGTTTGGGGATTTTGTATTTAGTTTTACATCGAACAAAAGAAGGAACTTTTATCAAAAACTATTTACCAAAACAGGAAAAAATAGAGCCATTAATTTATAAAACAGTGACCTTTGGGTTTTTGTTTCTCACACTTGTTATCATATCTGGGGCGGTATGGGCCCAAAAAGCCTGGACTAGGTATTGGGCTTGGGATCCTAAAGAAACTTGGTCATTAATTACATGGATTATTTATGCAGTATTTTTACATGTGAGAATCAATAAAAAGGTTAATGGAAAGACACTGGCCTGGTTTTCCATATTCGGATTTATTAGCGTATTATTCACTTATATGGGAGTAAATATTTTACTACCTAGTTTGCATAGTTATTTATAG
- a CDS encoding ammonia-forming cytochrome c nitrite reductase subunit c552, whose amino-acid sequence MTKTQKYILISFLILVAVFVGYNFTRQFMTQEREPQPSKILDPAYWQDKYPDIYQSYLRNSNEGDTEFGGEQQIDYIKKYPQISVLYEGFGFSKEYFSARGHVYALEDVINIGRPKPGASCLACKSSDYERLYNKYGEDLFAMDFVQMANEAKYPITCYSCHRNNPGELHITVPHAEIGFKQLDFEIERGSKNCAQCHVEYYIDPDTKAIVLPWKYGLTVEDYERYFDEKNFADWVHPRTGTPLIKIQHPEYEMYRDSPHHRLGMDCNACHMPKMENDQGETYVSHWWTSPLKTARESCLGCHVNHDEQSIADWVNSKQQEVEDKTKEAMDLLVDLIEKLAVRVEEGNIEDDILEQVRNLHRRAQIRWDFIFAENSTGSHHFARAHAYLDESIDLAKQALQILENN is encoded by the coding sequence GTGACGAAAACACAAAAATACATTTTAATTAGTTTTTTAATATTAGTAGCAGTTTTTGTAGGGTATAACTTCACTAGACAATTTATGACCCAAGAAAGGGAACCTCAACCCAGTAAAATTTTAGATCCAGCTTATTGGCAGGATAAATATCCCGATATTTATCAATCATATCTTCGAAATTCCAATGAAGGGGATACTGAATTTGGTGGAGAACAGCAAATTGACTATATTAAAAAGTATCCACAAATATCTGTCCTCTATGAAGGATTTGGTTTTAGTAAAGAATATTTTTCCGCCAGGGGCCATGTCTATGCTTTAGAAGATGTAATAAATATTGGAAGACCTAAACCAGGAGCCTCTTGTTTAGCTTGTAAAAGTTCCGATTACGAAAGATTATATAATAAATATGGAGAAGATTTATTTGCCATGGATTTTGTTCAAATGGCCAATGAAGCAAAATACCCTATTACTTGTTATAGCTGTCATAGAAATAATCCTGGAGAACTCCATATAACTGTTCCCCATGCAGAGATAGGTTTTAAGCAACTGGACTTTGAAATAGAACGGGGAAGTAAAAACTGTGCCCAATGTCATGTAGAATATTATATAGACCCTGATACAAAAGCAATAGTATTGCCTTGGAAATACGGATTAACGGTAGAGGATTATGAAAGGTATTTTGATGAGAAAAACTTTGCCGATTGGGTCCATCCTAGGACTGGTACCCCCCTTATCAAAATTCAACATCCTGAATATGAAATGTACAGGGACAGTCCCCATCATAGGTTAGGAATGGACTGCAATGCCTGTCATATGCCTAAAATGGAAAATGATCAAGGGGAGACTTATGTTTCTCACTGGTGGACCAGTCCTTTAAAGACAGCGAGAGAATCCTGTCTAGGTTGTCATGTAAACCATGATGAACAAAGTATTGCTGACTGGGTAAATAGTAAGCAACAAGAGGTAGAAGATAAAACTAAAGAAGCTATGGATTTATTGGTGGATTTAATTGAAAAATTGGCTGTAAGGGTTGAAGAAGGAAATATCGAAGATGATATTTTAGAACAGGTTCGAAACTTACATCGTAGGGCACAAATAAGGTGGGACTTTATTTTCGCAGAAAATAGTACCGGTAGCCATCACTTTGCTAGAGCCCACGCTTATTTAGATGAATCTATAGATTTAGCAAAACAAGCTTTGCAAATTTTGGAAAATAATTAG
- a CDS encoding DUF2797 domain-containing protein — MEYGILYGMEPQLGEVVKYTINIGDGQISLNPWIGKRVRISYNGVKNCIACGREIKKTFNQGYCYPCFRDLAENDLCIVKPHLCHFHQGTCRDQEFAQNYCFTKHYVYLAISSGVKVGITREKTLTKRWMDQGAVEGIPIALVPDRKTAGLLEHFLSEYLNDKTDWRKMLNGEETGELIPSLELIKNVVKDEFRPFLIEGKEITKITYPHAKPKKMKSIDLDKNSIIESNLLGIKGQYLILEDGVLNVRKHRGYNCIFELI; from the coding sequence ATGGAATACGGAATTTTATATGGCATGGAACCTCAATTAGGGGAGGTTGTGAAATATACTATTAACATTGGAGATGGGCAAATATCGTTAAATCCTTGGATTGGTAAAAGAGTAAGAATTAGCTATAATGGAGTAAAAAACTGTATAGCTTGTGGGAGAGAAATAAAAAAGACATTTAATCAAGGTTATTGCTATCCTTGTTTTAGAGATTTAGCGGAAAATGATCTTTGTATTGTAAAACCCCACTTATGCCACTTTCATCAAGGGACTTGTAGAGACCAGGAATTTGCCCAAAATTATTGTTTTACAAAACACTATGTATATTTAGCTATAAGCAGTGGAGTTAAAGTAGGGATTACTAGGGAAAAAACTTTAACTAAAAGGTGGATGGATCAAGGGGCGGTGGAAGGTATTCCTATTGCCTTGGTACCTGATAGAAAAACAGCAGGTCTTTTGGAACATTTTCTATCAGAATATCTAAATGATAAAACTGATTGGCGGAAAATGTTAAATGGCGAAGAAACAGGGGAGTTAATTCCTTCCTTAGAACTGATAAAAAATGTCGTTAAAGATGAATTTCGCCCATTTTTAATTGAAGGAAAGGAAATAACAAAAATAACTTATCCCCATGCTAAACCGAAAAAAATGAAATCCATAGATTTAGATAAAAATAGTATTATTGAATCTAATTTATTAGGGATTAAAGGACAGTACCTTATTTTAGAAGATGGGGTATTAAACGTTAGAAAACACAGAGGTTACAATTGTATATTTGAATTAATATAA
- a CDS encoding FAD-binding oxidoreductase translates to MEYQKIRPQDINYLISVTSEDRVYYGEDINEDYSHDEMQEYGRFMPEVVVEVLTTEEVSKIMRYAYENNIPVTPRGSGTGLCGGAVAIHGGIMISTLKMNKILEIDEENLMAKVQAGVLLMDFNKAVTEKNLFYPPDPGEKSATLGGNVMTNAGGMRAVKYGVTRDYVRGMTVVLPNGEIIETGGKVIKNSSGYSIKDIMIGSEGTLGIVTEIIVRLLPLPKKAVSLLVPFPSLDKCIETVPFILRSRSIPTAVEFMQREVIEAAEEHLGREFPDKSADAYLLLSFDGNSKEEIEEIYDEVAQLCLEKGAIDVLISNTQERHESIWSTRGAFLEAIKGSTPQGLDECDVVVPKNRVADFVKFCAQLEKEFGVRIRQFGHAGDGNLHVYACKDNLTDEEWKPKVKEIMERMYEKAIELEGQVSGEHGIGHAKIGFLDESVGDITMEIMKGIKKAFDPKNILNPGKVVKYNA, encoded by the coding sequence ATGGAATACCAAAAAATTAGACCACAAGATATAAACTATCTAATCAGTGTTACTTCTGAAGATAGAGTTTACTATGGTGAAGATATCAATGAGGATTATTCCCATGATGAAATGCAAGAATATGGAAGATTCATGCCAGAGGTAGTAGTGGAGGTATTGACTACTGAAGAAGTTTCTAAAATAATGAGATATGCTTATGAAAATAATATACCTGTAACACCTAGAGGTTCCGGTACAGGTTTATGTGGTGGAGCTGTAGCTATCCACGGTGGAATTATGATTTCAACTTTAAAAATGAATAAGATTTTAGAAATAGATGAAGAAAACTTAATGGCTAAAGTACAAGCAGGGGTTTTACTTATGGATTTTAATAAGGCTGTCACAGAAAAAAATCTCTTCTACCCACCAGATCCCGGTGAAAAAAGTGCTACTTTAGGGGGAAATGTGATGACTAATGCCGGGGGTATGAGAGCTGTTAAATACGGTGTCACCCGGGATTATGTTAGGGGAATGACTGTTGTTTTACCTAATGGTGAAATTATCGAAACCGGTGGTAAAGTTATTAAAAATAGCTCAGGATACAGTATTAAAGATATTATGATCGGTTCCGAGGGAACTTTAGGAATTGTAACAGAAATTATTGTTAGATTACTTCCATTACCTAAAAAAGCTGTTTCACTCCTTGTTCCTTTCCCAAGTTTAGATAAATGTATTGAAACAGTTCCCTTTATCTTAAGATCCCGTTCAATTCCTACGGCAGTGGAATTTATGCAAAGGGAAGTAATTGAAGCTGCTGAGGAACATTTAGGTAGGGAATTTCCAGATAAATCGGCAGATGCTTATCTCTTATTGAGTTTTGATGGAAATAGTAAAGAAGAAATTGAGGAAATCTATGATGAAGTGGCTCAATTGTGTTTAGAAAAGGGTGCAATTGATGTCCTGATTTCTAATACCCAAGAACGCCATGAATCCATTTGGTCAACAAGGGGAGCATTTTTAGAGGCAATAAAAGGTTCAACTCCACAAGGTCTTGACGAATGTGATGTAGTAGTTCCTAAAAATAGAGTAGCAGATTTTGTTAAATTCTGTGCTCAGCTAGAAAAAGAGTTTGGAGTAAGGATCAGGCAGTTTGGTCATGCCGGTGATGGAAACTTACATGTTTACGCTTGTAAAGATAATTTAACAGATGAAGAGTGGAAACCAAAAGTTAAAGAGATAATGGAAAGAATGTATGAAAAAGCCATTGAACTTGAAGGGCAAGTTTCCGGTGAACATGGTATTGGCCATGCCAAAATCGGCTTCTTAGATGAATCGGTAGGGGATATTACCATGGAAATAATGAAAGGTATTAAAAAAGCCTTTGATCCTAAAAATATATTAAATCCAGGTAAAGTAGTAAAATACAATGCTTAA
- a CDS encoding FAD-binding protein, producing the protein MALVVNHNKCTLCEVCIEACPFNAISVEEGKIVIDAACKMCKICIKKCPLEAMGIVDEVRPEINKDDWKGIMVYVEHVEGNIHPVTYELIGKARELAAKINHPVYALFLGDKITKQGDKLLQYGVDKVFVYDYKELEHFRVDSYTAAFEDCINKVKPTIILVGATSVGRSLAPRIATRFRTGLTADCTVLDVKENTDLVQIRPAFGGNIMAQIVTPNHRPQLATVRYKVMDAAEKVKNPTGTLEVCEIDPKKLKSRIEVLKVAKKEKVASISDADVLIVAGRGIKEKKDMAMVQELADLLGGQIAVTRPLIEAGWGNHSQQIGLSGRTVRPKLMITLGVSGAVQFTAGMGGAENVFAINKDPNAPIFNVAHYGIVGDLYEVVPKLIQMIKNGEDITELAV; encoded by the coding sequence ATGGCATTAGTGGTAAATCATAATAAGTGTACCCTTTGTGAAGTTTGTATAGAGGCTTGTCCCTTTAATGCTATTAGTGTTGAAGAAGGGAAAATTGTCATAGATGCTGCCTGTAAAATGTGTAAAATTTGTATTAAAAAATGTCCCTTAGAAGCAATGGGGATTGTAGATGAAGTTAGACCTGAAATAAATAAAGATGATTGGAAAGGTATAATGGTTTATGTAGAACATGTGGAGGGGAATATCCATCCTGTAACATATGAACTGATAGGGAAAGCTAGGGAACTGGCTGCGAAAATAAATCATCCTGTTTATGCCCTATTTTTGGGAGATAAAATTACCAAACAAGGGGATAAACTTCTCCAGTACGGTGTAGATAAAGTATTTGTTTATGACTATAAAGAATTGGAACACTTTAGAGTAGATTCTTATACAGCGGCCTTTGAAGATTGTATTAATAAAGTAAAACCAACAATCATTTTAGTAGGGGCAACTTCAGTAGGTAGGTCCTTAGCTCCTAGAATAGCTACAAGGTTTAGAACAGGACTTACGGCAGATTGTACTGTCCTTGATGTGAAGGAAAATACCGATTTAGTCCAAATAAGACCTGCTTTTGGTGGTAATATTATGGCTCAAATAGTAACACCAAACCACAGACCCCAATTGGCTACAGTGAGATATAAAGTTATGGATGCAGCGGAAAAAGTTAAAAACCCTACAGGAACTTTGGAGGTTTGTGAAATAGACCCTAAAAAATTAAAATCAAGAATTGAAGTACTTAAAGTGGCTAAGAAGGAAAAGGTGGCAAGTATTAGTGATGCTGATGTATTAATTGTAGCAGGTAGAGGTATAAAAGAGAAAAAAGATATGGCAATGGTACAGGAATTAGCAGACCTTTTAGGAGGACAAATTGCAGTAACCCGTCCTTTAATAGAAGCTGGTTGGGGTAACCATTCTCAACAAATTGGTTTATCAGGTAGAACAGTTCGCCCAAAACTGATGATTACCTTAGGAGTTTCAGGAGCAGTACAGTTTACCGCAGGTATGGGGGGAGCGGAAAATGTATTTGCCATCAATAAAGATCCTAATGCCCCAATCTTTAATGTAGCCCATTACGGTATAGTTGGAGATCTTTACGAAGTAGTGCCAAAACTTATTCAAATGATTAAAAACGGTGAAGATATTACCGAATTAGCAGTTTAA
- the larA gene encoding nickel-dependent lactate racemase: MPKFKIPYSTTFVEVDIPEENFAGVLESKAHHFVPELTETEIVEKALDNPIGSPSLEELVKGKKNMVIITSDHTRPVPSKITLPILLRRIRKVNPDIDITILIATGFHRATTHDEMIKKFGEEIVKKEKIVNHVCWDQEKMAFVGILPSGGELWLNKLAVETELLISEGFIEPHFFAGFSGGRKSVLPGIAGEKTVLANHCSKFIASPFARTGVLENNPIHKDMVFAAEKVGLKFILNVVIDAQKKIIHAVSGHPQKAHEKGCQFVKDLAVVEKVPADIVITSNGGYPLDQNIYQTVKGMTAAEASCKEGGVIIILSACNDGHGGESFYQYMANASCPREVTEKVLQIPQNETIPDQWEFQILARILEKHTVFIVTDQCDKKMIEDMHIKHAYTVTEALEKAFQIKGKDASITVIPDGVSVIVK; encoded by the coding sequence ATGCCTAAATTCAAAATACCTTATTCAACTACTTTTGTGGAGGTCGATATTCCAGAAGAAAATTTTGCAGGGGTGTTAGAATCAAAAGCCCATCACTTTGTCCCAGAGCTAACAGAAACAGAAATTGTAGAGAAAGCTTTAGATAATCCTATCGGTAGTCCCAGTTTAGAAGAGTTAGTTAAAGGTAAAAAGAATATGGTGATTATTACCAGTGACCATACTAGACCTGTTCCCAGTAAAATTACTTTACCTATCTTACTTAGAAGAATTCGGAAGGTTAATCCTGATATCGATATCACAATATTGATTGCAACCGGTTTTCATCGGGCTACTACCCATGATGAGATGATTAAAAAATTTGGGGAAGAGATCGTTAAAAAAGAAAAAATAGTAAATCATGTTTGTTGGGATCAAGAAAAGATGGCATTTGTGGGAATTTTACCATCTGGTGGTGAACTGTGGTTAAACAAATTGGCGGTAGAAACAGAGCTCCTCATCTCTGAAGGTTTTATTGAACCTCACTTTTTCGCAGGTTTTTCTGGGGGAAGGAAAAGTGTACTTCCAGGTATCGCAGGGGAAAAAACTGTACTTGCCAATCATTGTTCAAAGTTTATAGCTAGCCCCTTTGCTAGAACTGGGGTGCTGGAAAACAACCCTATTCATAAAGATATGGTTTTTGCTGCAGAAAAAGTTGGTCTTAAATTTATATTAAATGTAGTAATTGATGCCCAGAAAAAGATTATTCATGCTGTTTCGGGACATCCGCAAAAAGCCCATGAAAAAGGTTGTCAATTCGTAAAGGATCTAGCAGTTGTGGAAAAAGTACCAGCTGATATTGTAATTACATCTAATGGGGGATATCCATTAGATCAAAATATTTATCAAACTGTAAAGGGGATGACAGCGGCAGAGGCATCATGTAAGGAAGGGGGAGTAATAATTATTCTTTCTGCATGTAATGATGGCCATGGTGGTGAATCCTTTTATCAGTATATGGCCAATGCTTCATGTCCTAGGGAAGTTACTGAAAAGGTATTACAAATTCCCCAAAATGAGACAATCCCAGATCAATGGGAATTTCAGATTCTAGCTAGAATATTGGAAAAACATACAGTGTTTATAGTGACAGACCAGTGTGATAAAAAAATGATTGAAGATATGCATATAAAGCATGCCTATACTGTTACAGAAGCTTTAGAAAAAGCTTTTCAAATCAAAGGGAAAGATGCTTCAATAACTGTAATTCCCGACGGTGTTTCAGTTATAGTTAAATAA
- a CDS encoding cytochrome c biogenesis protein ResB, protein MKKLRIFYSMKTGVVLLILIGILSIIGTFIPQQMPLHWYEHRYDSRTFAVIELFQLHDMYHSRWFSLLFTALTINLFLCSIIRLPQIYKKCNTSYFIGKNHIKTPLELGVIKEKLWVLGFKKFKADGNLLYSTKGKIGFLGSWITHVAVLSLVLFYFLGKIYGFSYQISGLPGETIEVFNTDLQVYIEDFLVDFRDDFSVNKYYSYIKILNAEEEFSGTVSVNNPLNYKNYRFYQVATGWATKMSITFGGEPKVVRPMYQQDFHFIDENSKVRVLDIRPDVVNNSPLAENPIIIYQLIYKNKIESMNFIEPNKPIRWRGNTIVFSQPERYTVLEITSDPTLPGVWFASLLLILGLFLSFYVNPRSVVIRPLRDGNYLIYIYSPKDEEQLIDKLIDLLKGDENYVRKSVV, encoded by the coding sequence ATGAAAAAGTTGAGGATATTCTATTCTATGAAAACTGGGGTGGTACTGTTAATCCTAATAGGAATCTTATCGATTATCGGTACATTTATTCCACAACAAATGCCTTTACATTGGTATGAACATCGCTATGATTCCCGAACTTTTGCAGTAATAGAACTTTTTCAGTTACATGATATGTATCACAGCCGTTGGTTTAGTCTGTTGTTTACAGCCCTTACAATAAATCTATTCCTATGTAGTATAATTAGACTTCCCCAAATTTATAAAAAATGCAATACATCTTATTTCATTGGAAAAAATCATATTAAAACACCCTTAGAACTTGGGGTTATTAAAGAAAAATTATGGGTTTTAGGTTTTAAAAAATTTAAAGCTGATGGTAATTTGCTATACAGTACAAAGGGAAAAATAGGTTTTTTAGGTTCTTGGATAACCCATGTGGCTGTGTTGTCCCTTGTATTATTTTACTTTTTAGGGAAAATATATGGTTTTAGTTACCAAATATCAGGTTTACCCGGTGAAACCATAGAAGTTTTTAATACAGATTTACAAGTATATATTGAAGATTTCCTTGTAGATTTTAGAGATGATTTTTCTGTAAATAAGTATTATTCATATATTAAAATTTTAAATGCTGAAGAAGAATTTTCAGGAACTGTTTCCGTCAATAATCCTTTGAATTATAAGAATTATAGGTTTTATCAAGTAGCCACTGGTTGGGCTACTAAAATGAGCATAACCTTTGGTGGAGAGCCTAAGGTAGTAAGGCCAATGTATCAACAAGATTTTCATTTTATTGATGAGAATTCTAAAGTCAGGGTACTAGATATTCGCCCTGATGTTGTAAATAATAGTCCATTGGCAGAAAATCCAATAATTATTTATCAGTTGATCTATAAAAATAAAATCGAATCAATGAACTTTATAGAACCTAATAAGCCAATAAGGTGGAGGGGAAACACTATAGTTTTCAGCCAACCTGAGAGATATACAGTCTTAGAGATAACCAGTGATCCAACCCTACCTGGGGTATGGTTTGCCTCCCTGTTATTGATTCTAGGTTTATTCCTCTCTTTTTATGTTAACCCAAGATCAGTGGTAATTCGCCCACTTAGGGATGGGAATTACTTGATATATATATATTCCCCAAAAGACGAAGAACAGCTAATTGATAAATTAATAGATTTATTAAAAGGAGATGAAAATTATGTTAGAAAGAGTGTCGTTTAA